One window from the genome of Engraulis encrasicolus isolate BLACKSEA-1 chromosome 16, IST_EnEncr_1.0, whole genome shotgun sequence encodes:
- the hes6 gene encoding transcription cofactor HES-6, translating into MAPASNSGKMELTRSEDECYSIKGDRKTRKPLVEKKRRARINESLQELRSLLAEADAPSKMENAEVLEMTVKRVETILQNRAKETENVNREASERFAAGYIQCMHEVHTFVSNCPGLDATIAADLLNHLLECMPLNDEDCFQDLLSDLMSDSSNHYSTSTEAMLSPAERSGSGGGNSALSPSPSSSSDDLCSDLDETDSEQSHIAADVEHKDAPSTATTFFTKEMWRPW; encoded by the exons ATGGCCCCTGCCTCTAACAGTGGCAAAATGGAACTAACCCGGAGCGAGGACGAATGTTACAGCATTAAAGGAGACCGAAAG ACAAGAAAGCCGTTGgttgagaagaaaagaagagcacGCATCAATGAAAGTTTGCAAGAACTCAGATCACTCCTCGCAGAGGCAGAT GCGCCGTCAAAAATGGAGAATGCTGAGGTTTTGGAGATGACTGTCAAACGTGTCGAGACTATTCTTCAAAATCGTGCCAAAG agACGGAAAACGTAAACCGGGAGGCGAGCGAGAGATTTGCGGCTGGATACATTCAGTGCATGCATGAAGTCCATACATTTGTGTCCAACTGCCCTGGCCTTGACGCAACGATAGCAGCAGATCTCCTGAACCACCTCTTGGAATGCATGCCTTTAAATGACGAAGACTGTTTCCAAGATCTTTTGTCCGATTTGATGTCAGACTCCTCGAACCACTACAGCACTTCAACTGAAGCAATGCTGTCACCAGCAGAGAGAAGCGGGTCTGGTGGTGGCAACTCGGCCCTGTCCCcgtctccctcctcatcctcggATGACCTCTGCTCTGACCTGGATGAGACTGACAGTGAGCAGAGTCACATAGCTGCAGATGTTGAACATAAAGACGCCCCTAGCACTGCAACGACGTTTTTCACAAAGGAAATGTGGAGGCCTTGGTAG
- the itm2cb gene encoding integral membrane protein 2Cb produces MVKIAFQPVSAQKPEKNYDADKEEINVPYPHEELVLPLQSKKSPINGLCCLTFGLVIVMSGLVLASICVYRYYFIPQIPEDVLFNCHMLYDDVGVHAPLRGRQELEENVGIYLQDNYEQISVPIPEFGGSDPADIIHDFQQGLTTYYDIALDKCYVIELNPAIVMQPRSLWELLVNVKKGTYLPQTYIVREEMMVTGRIRNLRQLGPFIHRLCYGKETYKLKRRSARRRIDRRETRNCHSIRHFANTFAVETVICGPV; encoded by the exons ATGGTGAAGATAGCTTTTCAACCGGTATCGGCACAGAAGCCAGAAAAGAATTACGATGCCGATAAGGAAGAGATTAATGTGCCTTATCCACAT GAAGAGTTGGTGCTTCCACTTCAGTCCAAGAAGTCCCCAATAAATGGCCTATGCTGTCTAACATTTGGTCTTGTGATTGTCATGTCCGGTCTGGTTCTGGCTTCCATCTGTGTTTACCGCTACTACTTCATTCCACAG ATTCCTGAGGATGTGCTCTTCAACTGCCACATGCTGTATGATGATGTCGGTGTGCATGCACCGCTGCGTGGCCGTCAGGAGCTGGAAGAGAATGTTGGCATTTATCTGCAAGACAACTATGAGCAAATCAGTGTCCCCATTCCCGAGTTTGGTGGCAGTGACCCTGCTGATATTATTCACGACTTTCAACAG GGCCTGACTACTTATTATGACATTGCCTTGGACAAGTGCTACGTCATAGAGCTAAATCCCGCTATTGTCATGCAACCAAGAAGTCTGTGGGAGCTACTTGTTAATGTCAAG AAGGGCACATACCTGCCTCAGACCTACATTGTCCGAGAAGAGATGATGGTGACGGGCCGCATCCGCAACCTGCGCCAGCTAGGACCTTTTATCCACCGACTGTGCTATGGCAAAGAGACCTACAAATTGAAGAGGCGCAGTGCACGTAGGC GCATTGACCGACGCGAGACCAGAAACTGCCACAGTATTCGTCATTTTGCCAACACATTTGCAGTAGAGACGGTCATCTGTGGCCCGGTATAA
- the lpar5a gene encoding lysophosphatidic acid receptor 5a, with product MAHEDTSYGSCSTSHFRYPLFTATYCMVFLVGLPLNAFSLWSLIHRLGLRSVPVIYMVNLALSDLLFTLSLPLRIVYFARGLWTFGSVACMIPGTLFSVNLYSSSFFITFISMDRMLAVVYPLRSRPFRTLSISWAACMVVWAGIIGLSVPVALNHDSNWDSNCSVYRCFEHYSQESWHNGFIILCIITLVGICIPFGIILGCTIAIVKKLRDKSRPLSELTQETGLNRSRIVRLFLVNLFIYAVCFIPFHVAFILYGLHKLNHLEYNFFDVQTVTMCLASTNSCLDPLIYYFSSMSVQRKRQMEMTECRTIQT from the coding sequence ATGGCGCACGAAGACACGTCTTATGGCTCTTGCAGTACATCTCATTTTAGATATCCACTGTTCACAGCAACTTATTGCATGGTGTTCCTTGTGGGCCTGCCACTGAATGCCTTCTCCCTGTGGAGCCTGATCCATCGACTGGGACTGAGGTCAGTGCCAGTTATCTACATGGTGAACCTGGCTCTGTCAGATCTGCTCTTCACACTCTCATTGCCTTTGAGAATCGTCTACTTTGCCAGGGGTCTATGGACCTTTGGAAGTGTGGCCTGCATGATTCCTGGGACTTTATTCTCAGTGAACCTCTACTCCAGTTCGTTCTTCATCACCTTCATCAGTATGGATCGGATGCTGGCAGTTGTGTACCCTCTACGCTCACGTCCCTTTCGCACTCTGTCCATATCCTGGGCAGCATGCATGGTTGTCTGGGCAGGCATCATTGGTCTGTCTGTCCCAGTGGCTCTAAACCATGACAGCAATTGGGATTCGAATTGCAGTGTTTACCGGTGCTTTGAGCATTACTCGCAAGAGTCATGGCACAATGGCTTTATCATCCTTTGTATTATAACTCTAGTGGGTATTTGTATCCCCTTTGGAATTATTCTTGGCTGCACCATTGCCATTGTTAAAAAGCTACGGGATAAAAGTCGGCCCCTCTCAGAGCTCACACAAGAGACTGGGCTGAACAGAAGCAGGATAGTGAGACTGTTTTTGGTGAATCTCTTCATCTACGCCGTCTGTTTCATCCCTTTCCACGTTGCCTTCATTCTCTACGGACTGCATAAACTGAATCACCTGGAGTACAACTTCTTTGACGTCCAAACTGTAACCATGTGCTTAGCCAGCACAAACAGCTGCTTGGACCCACTCATCTATTACTTCAGCTCGATGAGCGTTCAGAGGAAACGTCAAATGGAAATGACTGAGTGTAGGACAATACAGACCTAA